A single genomic interval of Heliangelus exortis chromosome 20, bHelExo1.hap1, whole genome shotgun sequence harbors:
- the RHOT1 gene encoding mitochondrial Rho GTPase 1 isoform X4 — protein MKKDVRILLVGEPRVGKTSLIMSLVSEEFPEEVPPRAEEITIPADVTPERVPTHIVDYSEAEQSDEQLYHEISQANVICIVYAVNNKNSIDKVTSRWIPLINERTDKDSRLPLILVGNKSDLVDYSSMETILPIMNQYTEIETCVECSAKNLKNISELFYYAQKAVLHPTGPLYCPEEKEMKPACIKALTRIFRISDQDNDGTLNDAELNFFQRICFNTPLAPQALEDVKNVVRKNLSDGVADNGLTLKGFLFLHTLFIQRGRHETTWTVLRRFGYDDDLELTPEYLFPPLRIPADCTTELNHHAYLFLQSIFDKHDLDRDCALSPDELKDLFKVFPYMPWGPDVNNTVCTNERGWITYQGFLSQWTLTTYLDVQRCLEYLGYLGYSIIAEQESQASAITVTRDKKIDLQKKQTQRNVFRCNVVGMKGCGKGGVLQALLGRNLMRQRQIRAEHKSYYAINTVYVYGQEKYLLLHDVSDSDFLTDAETICDAVCLVYDVSNPKSFEHCARIFKQHFMDSRIPCLVVAAKSDLHEVRQEYSISPAEFCKKHKMPPPQAFTCNTVDVPSKDIFVKLTTMAMYPHARLRCMCACNRCTFCICQNFLNSDLLQSVKNKLFTAVLNRHVTQADLKSSKFWLRASFGATVFAVLGFAMYRALLKQR, from the exons ATGAAGAAGGACGTGAGGATCCTGCTGGTGGGAGAAC CCAGAGTTGGGAAGACCTCACTGATTATGTCGCTTGtcagtgaagaatttccagAAGAG GTCCCACCACGAGCTGAAGAAATCACCATTCCAGCTGATGTCACCCCTGAAAGAGTGCCAACCCACATAGTGGATTATTCAG aagcagagcaaagTGATGAGCAGCTTTACCATGAAATATCACAG GCAAATGTGATTTGTATAGTATATGCTGTTAACAACAAGAATTCTATTGATAAG GTTACAAGTCGATGGATTCCTCTCATCAATGAAAGGACAGACAAAGATAGCAG gttgCCTCTCATATTAGTTGGAAACAAGTCTGATCTAGTGGACTATAGCAGTATGGAAACCATCCTTCCCATTATGAATCAATATACAGAGATAGAAACATGTGTAGAG tgttCAGCCAAAAACTTGAAGAATATATCTGAGCTATTTTATTATGCACAGAAAGCTGTTCTACATCCTACAGGTCCTCTTTATTGCCCAGAGGAGAAAGAG ATGAAACCTGCCTGTATAAAAGCACTTACTCGCATTTTTAGAATTTCTGATCAGGATAATGATGGCACTCTTAATGATGCAGAGCTCAACTTCTTTCAG AGAATTTGTTTTAATACACCACTGGCACCTCAAGCTTTGGAAGATGTGAAGAATGTAGTCAGGAAAAACCTAAGTGATGGAGTTGCAGATAATGGATTAACATTAAAAG gttttctttttctacacaCACTTTTCATTCAACGAGGAAGACATGAAACAACCTGGACAGTTCTGCGGCGCTTTGGATACGATGATGACTTAGAGCTTACACCAGAGTACTTGTTTCCTCC GCTAAGAATTCCTGCAGACTGCACAACAGAATTAAATCATCATGCATACTTGTTTCTTCAAAGTATTTTTGATAAACATGACTTG gaTAGAGATTGTGCTTTATCTCCTGATGAATTGAAAGATTTGTTCAAAGTCTTCCCTTACATGCCCTGGGGACCAGATGTTAACAACACTGTTTGTACAAATGAAAGGGGGTGGATTACATACCAAGGGTTTCTCTCTCAGTGGAC aCTAACCACATACCTGGATGTGCAGCGTTGCCTGGAGTACCTGGGTTATTTAGGCTACTCAATAATTGCAGAACAAGAATCTCAAGCATCAGCAATTACAG taaCAAGAGATAAAAAGATAGACCTCCAGAAAAAACAGACtcagagaaatgttttcagatGTAACGTTGTTGGAATGAAGGGCTGTGGGAAAGGTGGAGTCCTTCAGGCTCTTCTTGGAAGAAATCTAATG agaCAGAGGCAAATACGTGCAGAGCACAAATCTTACTATGCCATCAATACAGTCTATGTATATGGACAGGAAAAATACTTGCTG ctACATGATGTCAGTGACTCTGACTTTTTAACAGATGCTGAGACCATATGCGATGCTGTATGCCTGGTATATGATGTCAGTAACCCTAAGTCCTTTGAGCACTGTGCCAGGATTTTTAAG CAGCACTTCATGGACAGCAGAATACCATGCTTAGTGGTAGCTGCAAAGTCCGACTTGCATGAAGTTAGACAGGAATATAGTATTTCTCCTGCTGAATTCtgcaaaaaacacaaaatgccTCCACCTCAAGCCTTTACTTGTAATACTGTTGATGTGCCGAGTAAGGATATCTTTGTTAAACTGACAACCATGGCAATGTATCC CCATGCCCGGTTACGCTGTATGTGCGCCTGCAACAGGTGTACATTTTGCATCTGTCAGAACTTCCTCAACTCAGACTTGCTGCAATCTGTAAAGAACAAACTCTTCACTGCAGTTCTTAACAG
- the RHOT1 gene encoding mitochondrial Rho GTPase 1 isoform X3, producing MKKDVRILLVGEPRVGKTSLIMSLVSEEFPEEVPPRAEEITIPADVTPERVPTHIVDYSEAEQSDEQLYHEISQANVICIVYAVNNKNSIDKVTSRWIPLINERTDKDSRLPLILVGNKSDLVDYSSMETILPIMNQYTEIETCVECSAKNLKNISELFYYAQKAVLHPTGPLYCPEEKEVFMKPACIKALTRIFRISDQDNDGTLNDAELNFFQRICFNTPLAPQALEDVKNVVRKNLSDGVADNGLTLKGFLFLHTLFIQRGRHETTWTVLRRFGYDDDLELTPEYLFPPLRIPADCTTELNHHAYLFLQSIFDKHDLDRDCALSPDELKDLFKVFPYMPWGPDVNNTVCTNERGWITYQGFLSQWTLTTYLDVQRCLEYLGYLGYSIIAEQESQASAITVTRDKKIDLQKKQTQRNVFRCNVVGMKGCGKGGVLQALLGRNLMRQRQIRAEHKSYYAINTVYVYGQEKYLLLHDVSDSDFLTDAETICDAVCLVYDVSNPKSFEHCARIFKQHFMDSRIPCLVVAAKSDLHEVRQEYSISPAEFCKKHKMPPPQAFTCNTVDVPSKDIFVKLTTMAMYPHARLRCMCACNRCTFCICQNFLNSDLLQSVKNKLFTAVLNRHVTQADLKSSKFWLRASFGATVFAVLGFAMYRALLKQR from the exons ATGAAGAAGGACGTGAGGATCCTGCTGGTGGGAGAAC CCAGAGTTGGGAAGACCTCACTGATTATGTCGCTTGtcagtgaagaatttccagAAGAG GTCCCACCACGAGCTGAAGAAATCACCATTCCAGCTGATGTCACCCCTGAAAGAGTGCCAACCCACATAGTGGATTATTCAG aagcagagcaaagTGATGAGCAGCTTTACCATGAAATATCACAG GCAAATGTGATTTGTATAGTATATGCTGTTAACAACAAGAATTCTATTGATAAG GTTACAAGTCGATGGATTCCTCTCATCAATGAAAGGACAGACAAAGATAGCAG gttgCCTCTCATATTAGTTGGAAACAAGTCTGATCTAGTGGACTATAGCAGTATGGAAACCATCCTTCCCATTATGAATCAATATACAGAGATAGAAACATGTGTAGAG tgttCAGCCAAAAACTTGAAGAATATATCTGAGCTATTTTATTATGCACAGAAAGCTGTTCTACATCCTACAGGTCCTCTTTATTGCCCAGAGGAGAAAGAGGTATTT ATGAAACCTGCCTGTATAAAAGCACTTACTCGCATTTTTAGAATTTCTGATCAGGATAATGATGGCACTCTTAATGATGCAGAGCTCAACTTCTTTCAG AGAATTTGTTTTAATACACCACTGGCACCTCAAGCTTTGGAAGATGTGAAGAATGTAGTCAGGAAAAACCTAAGTGATGGAGTTGCAGATAATGGATTAACATTAAAAG gttttctttttctacacaCACTTTTCATTCAACGAGGAAGACATGAAACAACCTGGACAGTTCTGCGGCGCTTTGGATACGATGATGACTTAGAGCTTACACCAGAGTACTTGTTTCCTCC GCTAAGAATTCCTGCAGACTGCACAACAGAATTAAATCATCATGCATACTTGTTTCTTCAAAGTATTTTTGATAAACATGACTTG gaTAGAGATTGTGCTTTATCTCCTGATGAATTGAAAGATTTGTTCAAAGTCTTCCCTTACATGCCCTGGGGACCAGATGTTAACAACACTGTTTGTACAAATGAAAGGGGGTGGATTACATACCAAGGGTTTCTCTCTCAGTGGAC aCTAACCACATACCTGGATGTGCAGCGTTGCCTGGAGTACCTGGGTTATTTAGGCTACTCAATAATTGCAGAACAAGAATCTCAAGCATCAGCAATTACAG taaCAAGAGATAAAAAGATAGACCTCCAGAAAAAACAGACtcagagaaatgttttcagatGTAACGTTGTTGGAATGAAGGGCTGTGGGAAAGGTGGAGTCCTTCAGGCTCTTCTTGGAAGAAATCTAATG agaCAGAGGCAAATACGTGCAGAGCACAAATCTTACTATGCCATCAATACAGTCTATGTATATGGACAGGAAAAATACTTGCTG ctACATGATGTCAGTGACTCTGACTTTTTAACAGATGCTGAGACCATATGCGATGCTGTATGCCTGGTATATGATGTCAGTAACCCTAAGTCCTTTGAGCACTGTGCCAGGATTTTTAAG CAGCACTTCATGGACAGCAGAATACCATGCTTAGTGGTAGCTGCAAAGTCCGACTTGCATGAAGTTAGACAGGAATATAGTATTTCTCCTGCTGAATTCtgcaaaaaacacaaaatgccTCCACCTCAAGCCTTTACTTGTAATACTGTTGATGTGCCGAGTAAGGATATCTTTGTTAAACTGACAACCATGGCAATGTATCC CCATGCCCGGTTACGCTGTATGTGCGCCTGCAACAGGTGTACATTTTGCATCTGTCAGAACTTCCTCAACTCAGACTTGCTGCAATCTGTAAAGAACAAACTCTTCACTGCAGTTCTTAACAG
- the RHOT1 gene encoding mitochondrial Rho GTPase 1 isoform X5, producing MKKDVRILLVGEPRVGKTSLIMSLVSEEFPEEVPPRAEEITIPADVTPERVPTHIVDYSEAEQSDEQLYHEISQANVICIVYAVNNKNSIDKVTSRWIPLINERTDKDSRLPLILVGNKSDLVDYSSMETILPIMNQYTEIETCVECSAKNLKNISELFYYAQKAVLHPTGPLYCPEEKEVFMKPACIKALTRIFRISDQDNDGTLNDAELNFFQRICFNTPLAPQALEDVKNVVRKNLSDGVADNGLTLKGFLFLHTLFIQRGRHETTWTVLRRFGYDDDLELTPEYLFPPLRIPADCTTELNHHAYLFLQSIFDKHDLDRDCALSPDELKDLFKVFPYMPWGPDVNNTVCTNERGWITYQGFLSQWTLTTYLDVQRCLEYLGYLGYSIIAEQESQASAITVTRDKKIDLQKKQTQRNVFRCNVVGMKGCGKGGVLQALLGRNLMRQRQIRAEHKSYYAINTVYVYGQEKYLLLHDVSDSDFLTDAETICDAVCLVYDVSNPKSFEHCARIFKQHFMDSRIPCLVVAAKSDLHEVRQEYSISPAEFCKKHKMPPPQAFTCNTVDVPSKDIFVKLTTMAMYPHVTQADLKSSKFWLRASFGATVFAVLGFAMYRALLKQR from the exons ATGAAGAAGGACGTGAGGATCCTGCTGGTGGGAGAAC CCAGAGTTGGGAAGACCTCACTGATTATGTCGCTTGtcagtgaagaatttccagAAGAG GTCCCACCACGAGCTGAAGAAATCACCATTCCAGCTGATGTCACCCCTGAAAGAGTGCCAACCCACATAGTGGATTATTCAG aagcagagcaaagTGATGAGCAGCTTTACCATGAAATATCACAG GCAAATGTGATTTGTATAGTATATGCTGTTAACAACAAGAATTCTATTGATAAG GTTACAAGTCGATGGATTCCTCTCATCAATGAAAGGACAGACAAAGATAGCAG gttgCCTCTCATATTAGTTGGAAACAAGTCTGATCTAGTGGACTATAGCAGTATGGAAACCATCCTTCCCATTATGAATCAATATACAGAGATAGAAACATGTGTAGAG tgttCAGCCAAAAACTTGAAGAATATATCTGAGCTATTTTATTATGCACAGAAAGCTGTTCTACATCCTACAGGTCCTCTTTATTGCCCAGAGGAGAAAGAGGTATTT ATGAAACCTGCCTGTATAAAAGCACTTACTCGCATTTTTAGAATTTCTGATCAGGATAATGATGGCACTCTTAATGATGCAGAGCTCAACTTCTTTCAG AGAATTTGTTTTAATACACCACTGGCACCTCAAGCTTTGGAAGATGTGAAGAATGTAGTCAGGAAAAACCTAAGTGATGGAGTTGCAGATAATGGATTAACATTAAAAG gttttctttttctacacaCACTTTTCATTCAACGAGGAAGACATGAAACAACCTGGACAGTTCTGCGGCGCTTTGGATACGATGATGACTTAGAGCTTACACCAGAGTACTTGTTTCCTCC GCTAAGAATTCCTGCAGACTGCACAACAGAATTAAATCATCATGCATACTTGTTTCTTCAAAGTATTTTTGATAAACATGACTTG gaTAGAGATTGTGCTTTATCTCCTGATGAATTGAAAGATTTGTTCAAAGTCTTCCCTTACATGCCCTGGGGACCAGATGTTAACAACACTGTTTGTACAAATGAAAGGGGGTGGATTACATACCAAGGGTTTCTCTCTCAGTGGAC aCTAACCACATACCTGGATGTGCAGCGTTGCCTGGAGTACCTGGGTTATTTAGGCTACTCAATAATTGCAGAACAAGAATCTCAAGCATCAGCAATTACAG taaCAAGAGATAAAAAGATAGACCTCCAGAAAAAACAGACtcagagaaatgttttcagatGTAACGTTGTTGGAATGAAGGGCTGTGGGAAAGGTGGAGTCCTTCAGGCTCTTCTTGGAAGAAATCTAATG agaCAGAGGCAAATACGTGCAGAGCACAAATCTTACTATGCCATCAATACAGTCTATGTATATGGACAGGAAAAATACTTGCTG ctACATGATGTCAGTGACTCTGACTTTTTAACAGATGCTGAGACCATATGCGATGCTGTATGCCTGGTATATGATGTCAGTAACCCTAAGTCCTTTGAGCACTGTGCCAGGATTTTTAAG CAGCACTTCATGGACAGCAGAATACCATGCTTAGTGGTAGCTGCAAAGTCCGACTTGCATGAAGTTAGACAGGAATATAGTATTTCTCCTGCTGAATTCtgcaaaaaacacaaaatgccTCCACCTCAAGCCTTTACTTGTAATACTGTTGATGTGCCGAGTAAGGATATCTTTGTTAAACTGACAACCATGGCAATGTATCC
- the RHOT1 gene encoding mitochondrial Rho GTPase 1 isoform X6 has product MKKDVRILLVGEPRVGKTSLIMSLVSEEFPEEVPPRAEEITIPADVTPERVPTHIVDYSEAEQSDEQLYHEISQANVICIVYAVNNKNSIDKVTSRWIPLINERTDKDSRLPLILVGNKSDLVDYSSMETILPIMNQYTEIETCVECSAKNLKNISELFYYAQKAVLHPTGPLYCPEEKEMKPACIKALTRIFRISDQDNDGTLNDAELNFFQRICFNTPLAPQALEDVKNVVRKNLSDGVADNGLTLKGFLFLHTLFIQRGRHETTWTVLRRFGYDDDLELTPEYLFPPLRIPADCTTELNHHAYLFLQSIFDKHDLDRDCALSPDELKDLFKVFPYMPWGPDVNNTVCTNERGWITYQGFLSQWTLTTYLDVQRCLEYLGYLGYSIIAEQESQASAITVTRDKKIDLQKKQTQRNVFRCNVVGMKGCGKGGVLQALLGRNLMRQRQIRAEHKSYYAINTVYVYGQEKYLLLHDVSDSDFLTDAETICDAVCLVYDVSNPKSFEHCARIFKQHFMDSRIPCLVVAAKSDLHEVRQEYSISPAEFCKKHKMPPPQAFTCNTVDVPSKDIFVKLTTMAMYPHVTQADLKSSKFWLRASFGATVFAVLGFAMYRALLKQR; this is encoded by the exons ATGAAGAAGGACGTGAGGATCCTGCTGGTGGGAGAAC CCAGAGTTGGGAAGACCTCACTGATTATGTCGCTTGtcagtgaagaatttccagAAGAG GTCCCACCACGAGCTGAAGAAATCACCATTCCAGCTGATGTCACCCCTGAAAGAGTGCCAACCCACATAGTGGATTATTCAG aagcagagcaaagTGATGAGCAGCTTTACCATGAAATATCACAG GCAAATGTGATTTGTATAGTATATGCTGTTAACAACAAGAATTCTATTGATAAG GTTACAAGTCGATGGATTCCTCTCATCAATGAAAGGACAGACAAAGATAGCAG gttgCCTCTCATATTAGTTGGAAACAAGTCTGATCTAGTGGACTATAGCAGTATGGAAACCATCCTTCCCATTATGAATCAATATACAGAGATAGAAACATGTGTAGAG tgttCAGCCAAAAACTTGAAGAATATATCTGAGCTATTTTATTATGCACAGAAAGCTGTTCTACATCCTACAGGTCCTCTTTATTGCCCAGAGGAGAAAGAG ATGAAACCTGCCTGTATAAAAGCACTTACTCGCATTTTTAGAATTTCTGATCAGGATAATGATGGCACTCTTAATGATGCAGAGCTCAACTTCTTTCAG AGAATTTGTTTTAATACACCACTGGCACCTCAAGCTTTGGAAGATGTGAAGAATGTAGTCAGGAAAAACCTAAGTGATGGAGTTGCAGATAATGGATTAACATTAAAAG gttttctttttctacacaCACTTTTCATTCAACGAGGAAGACATGAAACAACCTGGACAGTTCTGCGGCGCTTTGGATACGATGATGACTTAGAGCTTACACCAGAGTACTTGTTTCCTCC GCTAAGAATTCCTGCAGACTGCACAACAGAATTAAATCATCATGCATACTTGTTTCTTCAAAGTATTTTTGATAAACATGACTTG gaTAGAGATTGTGCTTTATCTCCTGATGAATTGAAAGATTTGTTCAAAGTCTTCCCTTACATGCCCTGGGGACCAGATGTTAACAACACTGTTTGTACAAATGAAAGGGGGTGGATTACATACCAAGGGTTTCTCTCTCAGTGGAC aCTAACCACATACCTGGATGTGCAGCGTTGCCTGGAGTACCTGGGTTATTTAGGCTACTCAATAATTGCAGAACAAGAATCTCAAGCATCAGCAATTACAG taaCAAGAGATAAAAAGATAGACCTCCAGAAAAAACAGACtcagagaaatgttttcagatGTAACGTTGTTGGAATGAAGGGCTGTGGGAAAGGTGGAGTCCTTCAGGCTCTTCTTGGAAGAAATCTAATG agaCAGAGGCAAATACGTGCAGAGCACAAATCTTACTATGCCATCAATACAGTCTATGTATATGGACAGGAAAAATACTTGCTG ctACATGATGTCAGTGACTCTGACTTTTTAACAGATGCTGAGACCATATGCGATGCTGTATGCCTGGTATATGATGTCAGTAACCCTAAGTCCTTTGAGCACTGTGCCAGGATTTTTAAG CAGCACTTCATGGACAGCAGAATACCATGCTTAGTGGTAGCTGCAAAGTCCGACTTGCATGAAGTTAGACAGGAATATAGTATTTCTCCTGCTGAATTCtgcaaaaaacacaaaatgccTCCACCTCAAGCCTTTACTTGTAATACTGTTGATGTGCCGAGTAAGGATATCTTTGTTAAACTGACAACCATGGCAATGTATCC